The following proteins are encoded in a genomic region of Phycodurus eques isolate BA_2022a chromosome 11, UOR_Pequ_1.1, whole genome shotgun sequence:
- the inpp5f gene encoding phosphatidylinositide phosphatase SAC2 isoform X1, whose amino-acid sequence MELFQAKDEYILQDGDRALWCSRKDGTVTVKPATDLLLAWNPVCLGLVEGIIGKIQLHTDLPLGLVLIRQKALVGHLPGNHKVYKIIKIAVLPLSDEEPQELELEGSVVDGEAQYFQLCKKHHFGIDKSEKLVPSPDESKFLMKTLSQIKSNVAVPIKKKYSPAVQVKENKEKERLERRLLDELYKIFMDSDSFYYSPTYDLTNTVQRQGDLARSSLPLWKQVDDRFFWNKHMIQDLIDLQTPEVDFWVIPIIQGFVQVEELVVNYNETSDEERSSPETSPQEVTCVDDIHPRFTVALISRRSRHRAGMRYKRRGVDTDGHVANYVETEQLIHVHSHTLSFVQTRGSVPVFWSQAGYRYNPRPRLEKEEKETMSYFAAHFEEQLKLYKKEVIINLVDQSGREKLIGDAYLKQVLLYNNPNLTYVSFDFHEHCRGMKFENVQILTDAIFDIITDMKWAWVDQAGVICKQEGIFRVNCMDCLDRTNVVQAAIARVVMEQQLKKLGVMPPEQPLPLKCYRIYQIMWANNGDTISRQYAGTAALKGDFTRTGERKLAGVMKDGVNSANRYYLNRFRDAYRQAVIDLMMGLPVTEDLYSIFSKEKEHEAKEQESQRGAQEQVSLLLQTYMQLLLPDDERFHGGWALINCDMSLIDATNKDVDVLLLLSDKAYYIAYYDEEADKVNQYQRLNLEGLEKIEIGPEPTLFGKPKFCCMRLHYRSEETSGYFHTLRAASRNPEDDGKDTLQCIAEMLRITKQARGLDLLVVEKKLERRQSRPHEDIMGIQNKTCEQAQGSSGLAQGKSFLLNKFSSLNQKVKQTKTSVNISTFKPLGKLGNFSKPEVKVNFLKPTMHVNLWKSDSSLDTSDGNPGTGALNDISDVNFDISDDSDCYNSDPEHPCSGSFENVDYVLPSCGIVASNTMLGNRSQSISSVELNIPSVIQVSGGEGPQESSSQVCEDKSPGAASLAEEAILIDFGTPFDAYCHQFVQDAQTKPVEVFGERPPASAHPLKPTVPVLNKSPADPKQPSTKPQHQQEESNLSRPSQLDVQTTTSASNLSIQRPSSAVSGGSQRSLGSQLEGSLGPSPADSNGSRVVSPFAKIRSSMVQVASLTQAGLTQGINFAVAKVHKSPEPDTVNEAQENELKAMFTQCQTRIIQI is encoded by the exons ATGGAGCTGTTCCAAGCCAAAGACGAATATATTCTTCAGGACGGGGACCGCGCTCTTTGGTGTAGCCGAAAAGACGGTACCGTGACAGTTAAACCCG caacagACCTGCTGCTTGCTTGGAACCCGGTGTGTTTGGGCCTGGTGGAAGGCATCATCGGAAAGATACAGCTTCACACGG ATCTTCCTCTTGGGCTTGTATTAATTCGCCAGAAAGCGCTTGTTGGCCATTTGCCAGGCAACCACAAAGTCTACAAGATCATCAAGATAGCTGTCCTTCCTCTGTCTGATGAAGAGCCACAGGAGCTGGAGTTGGAG GGGAGCGTCGTGGATGGTGAGGCACAATATTTTCAA CTCTGCAAAAAGCATCACTTTGGAATTGACAAATCAGAGAAACTGGTTCCGTCCCCTGATGAGTCCAAGTTCTTAATGAAAACCTTAAGCCAGATAAAATCCAATGTGGCTGTTCCCATTAAGAAAAAG TATTCCCCTGCCGTACAGGTAAAGGAAAACAAAGAGAAGGAACGTCTCGAGAGGCGGCTGCTTGATGAGCTGTACAAAATATTCATGGATTCCGACTCCTTCTACTATAGCCCCACTTATGACTTGACAAACACTGTACAGCGCCAAGGAGACTTGGCAAGGTCTAGTTTACCACTTtggaaacag gtGGATGACCGGTTCTTCTGGAACAAACACATGATTCAAGATCTTATAGACCTACAG ACCCCTGAGGTAGACTTTTGGGTGATACCAATCATCCAGGGCTTTGTCCAAGTTGAAGAACTTGTAGTGAATTACAACGAGACGTCTGATGAGGAACGGAGCAGTCCTGAAACTTCACCGCAGGAAGTGACCTGTGTTGACGACATCCATCCCCGCTTCACCGTTGCTCTCATTTCCAGACGTAGCCGCCATCGTGCAG GGATGCGGTACAAACGCAGAGGAGTGGATACAGATGGCCATGTGGCTAACTATGTTGAGACAGAGCAGTTGATCCACGTGCACAGCCACACACTGTCCTTTGTGCAGACTCGTGGCTCTGTGCCTGTCTTCTGGAGTCAGGCAGGATACCGCtacaatccccggccacgcttGGAGAAAG aaGAGAAGGAGACCATGTCATACTTTGCTGCCCACTTCGAAGAGCAGCTTAAACTCTACAAGAAAGAG GTCATCATTAACTTAGTTGACCAAAGTGGACGAGAAAAGTTGATAGGGGATGCCTATCTAAAGCAAGTGCTTCTTTACAACAACCCAAACCTCACCTACGTGTCATTTGACTTCCATGAGCACTG TCGAGGgatgaaatttgaaaatgtgcaaatactAACGGATGCCATCTTTGACATCATCACTGACATGAAATGGGCCTG GGTGGACCAAGCTGGAGTCATCTGCAAGCAAGAGGGAATCTTCCGAGTCAATTGCATGGATTGTCTGGACAGGACCAATGTAGTCCAGGCTGCTATTGCTAGGGTGGTTATGGAACAGCAG CTAAAGAAGTTGGGTGTGATGCCTCCAGAGCAGCCCCTGCCTCTCAAATGTTACAGGATCTATCAAATTATGTGGGCCAACAATGGTGACACCATCAGTAGACAGTACGCTGGCACAGCAGCACTTAAG ggAGATTTTACTAGGACAGGTGAGAGGAAACTGGCTGGTGTGATGAAGGACGGCGTGAACTCAGCCAACCGCTACTATCTGAACCGCTTCAGAGATGCTTATAGACAAGCCGTAATTG ACCTCATGATGGGTCTTCCAGTGACTGAAGACCTCTACTCGATTTTCAGTAAGGAGAAGGAGCATGAAGCGAAAGAGCAGGAAAGCCAAAGAGGAGCTCAGGAGCAAGTCAGCCTCCTATTGCAGACATATATGCAGcttctcctgcctgatgatgaGAGGTTTCATGGTGGTTGGGCTCTCATCAACTGTGACATGAG CCTTATTGATGCCACTAATAAAGATGTGGATGTGCTTCTGCTTTTGTCCGACAAAGCCTACTACATTGCTTA CTATGACGAAGAGGCGGATAAAGTCAACCAGTACCAGCGGCTCAATTTAGAGGGTTTGGAAAAGATTGAAATTG gtccaGAACCGACTCTGTTTGGCAAGCCAAAGTTCTGTTGTATGCGCCTGCATTAcagaagtgaagaaacaagtgGATACTTTCACACACTGCGAGCAGCCAGCCGAAATCCTGAGGATGACGGAAAAG ATACACTACAATGCATTGCTGAGATGCTTCGCATTACAAAACAGGCCAGGGGGCTGGACCTACTGGTGGTTGAAAAGAAGCTTGAGAG GCGTCAAAGCAGACCTCATGAAGATATAATGGGGATTCAGAACAAAACATGtgagcaggcgcagggaagttCTGGTCTGGCGCAAGGCAAAAGTTTCCTCCTCAATAAGTTCTCCTCTCTAAATCAGAAAGTAAAACAGACCAAAACGAGCGTGAACATCAGCACCTTCAAGCCCCTCGGGAAGCTGGGAAATTTCTCTAAGCCTGAAGTCAAAGTTAATTTCCTGAAGCCCACTATGCACGTTAATCTGTGGAAGTCAGACAGCAGCTTGGACACATCAGATGGCAATCCCGGCACAGGAGCCTTAAACGATATCAGTGACGTGAATTTTGATATCTCTGATGACTCCGACTGTTATAATTCTGATCCAGAGCACCCGTGCTCGGGCTCCTTTGAGAATGTGGACTATGTGCTACCCAGCTGTGGTATCGTAGCATCTAACACAATGCTGGGCAATCGCTCCCAGTCCATTAGTAGCGTGGAGCTAAATATTCCCTCTGTTATCCAGGTCAGTGGCGGTGAAGGACCGCAGGAGAGCTCTTCTCAGGTCTGTGAAGACAAGTCCCCAGGGGCCGCCTCACTGGCTGAAGAAGCCATTCTGATTGACTTCGGCACTCCCTTCGATGCCTACTGCCACCAGTTTGTCCAGGACGCACAGACCAAACCCGTCGAGGTGTTTGGAGAGCGACCGCCCGCGTCTGCCCATCCACTCAAGCCCACAGTGCCTGTGCTGAATAAAAGCCCCGCAGACCCCAAGCAGCCAAGCACAAAGCCACAGCATCAGCAAGAGGAGTCGAACCTCTCCAGGCCATCCCAGCTTGACGTTCAGACTACTACCTCCGCTTCCAACCTCAGCATCCAGAGGCCCAGCTCTGCCGTCTCAGGCGGCTCGCAGAGGAGTCTGGGCTCACAACTGGAGGGCAGCCTCGGCCCTTCGCCTGCTGACAGTAACGGCAGCCGGGTCGTGTCCCCCTTTGCCAAGATCAGGAGCTCAATGGTCCAGGTGGCCAGCCTCACCCAGGCGGGGCTCACTCAGGGCATCAACTTTGCTGTGGCGAAGGTGCACAAAAGCCCAGAGCCAGATACAGTCAATGAGGCCCAGGAGAATGAGTTGAAGGCAATGTTTACGCAGTGCCAGACCAGGATCATTCAGATCTAA
- the inpp5f gene encoding phosphatidylinositide phosphatase SAC2 isoform X5, translated as MELFQAKDEYILQDGDRALWCSRKDGTVTVKPATDLLLAWNPVCLGLVEGIIGKIQLHTDLPLGLVLIRQKALVGHLPGNHKVYKIIKIAVLPLSDEEPQELELEGSVVDGEAQYFQLCKKHHFGIDKSEKLVPSPDESKFLMKTLSQIKSNVAVPIKKKYSPAVQVKENKEKERLERRLLDELYKIFMDSDSFYYSPTYDLTNTVQRQGDLARSSLPLWKQVDDRFFWNKHMIQDLIDLQTPEVDFWVIPIIQGFVQVEELVVNYNETSDEERSSPETSPQEVTCVDDIHPRFTVALISRRSRHRAGMRYKRRGVDTDGHVANYVETEQLIHVHSHTLSFVQTRGSVPVFWSQAGYRYNPRPRLEKEEKETMSYFAAHFEEQLKLYKKEVIINLVDQSGREKLIGDAYLKQVLLYNNPNLTYVSFDFHEHWVDQAGVICKQEGIFRVNCMDCLDRTNVVQAAIARVVMEQQLKKLGVMPPEQPLPLKCYRIYQIMWANNGDTISRQYAGTAALKGDFTRTGERKLAGVMKDGVNSANRYYLNRFRDAYRQAVIDLMMGLPVTEDLYSIFSKEKEHEAKEQESQRGAQEQVSLLLQTYMQLLLPDDERFHGGWALINCDMSLIDATNKDVDVLLLLSDKAYYIAYYDEEADKVNQYQRLNLEGLEKIEIGPEPTLFGKPKFCCMRLHYRSEETSGYFHTLRAASRNPEDDGKDTLQCIAEMLRITKQARGLDLLVVEKKLERRQSRPHEDIMGIQNKTCEQAQGSSGLAQGKSFLLNKFSSLNQKVKQTKTSVNISTFKPLGKLGNFSKPEVKVNFLKPTMHVNLWKSDSSLDTSDGNPGTGALNDISDVNFDISDDSDCYNSDPEHPCSGSFENVDYVLPSCGIVASNTMLGNRSQSISSVELNIPSVIQVSGGEGPQESSSQVCEDKSPGAASLAEEAILIDFGTPFDAYCHQFVQDAQTKPVEVFGERPPASAHPLKPTVPVLNKSPADPKQPSTKPQHQQEESNLSRPSQLDVQTTTSASNLSIQRPSSAVSGGSQRSLGSQLEGSLGPSPADSNGSRVVSPFAKIRSSMVQVASLTQAGLTQGINFAVAKVHKSPEPDTVNEAQENELKAMFTQCQTRIIQI; from the exons ATGGAGCTGTTCCAAGCCAAAGACGAATATATTCTTCAGGACGGGGACCGCGCTCTTTGGTGTAGCCGAAAAGACGGTACCGTGACAGTTAAACCCG caacagACCTGCTGCTTGCTTGGAACCCGGTGTGTTTGGGCCTGGTGGAAGGCATCATCGGAAAGATACAGCTTCACACGG ATCTTCCTCTTGGGCTTGTATTAATTCGCCAGAAAGCGCTTGTTGGCCATTTGCCAGGCAACCACAAAGTCTACAAGATCATCAAGATAGCTGTCCTTCCTCTGTCTGATGAAGAGCCACAGGAGCTGGAGTTGGAG GGGAGCGTCGTGGATGGTGAGGCACAATATTTTCAA CTCTGCAAAAAGCATCACTTTGGAATTGACAAATCAGAGAAACTGGTTCCGTCCCCTGATGAGTCCAAGTTCTTAATGAAAACCTTAAGCCAGATAAAATCCAATGTGGCTGTTCCCATTAAGAAAAAG TATTCCCCTGCCGTACAGGTAAAGGAAAACAAAGAGAAGGAACGTCTCGAGAGGCGGCTGCTTGATGAGCTGTACAAAATATTCATGGATTCCGACTCCTTCTACTATAGCCCCACTTATGACTTGACAAACACTGTACAGCGCCAAGGAGACTTGGCAAGGTCTAGTTTACCACTTtggaaacag gtGGATGACCGGTTCTTCTGGAACAAACACATGATTCAAGATCTTATAGACCTACAG ACCCCTGAGGTAGACTTTTGGGTGATACCAATCATCCAGGGCTTTGTCCAAGTTGAAGAACTTGTAGTGAATTACAACGAGACGTCTGATGAGGAACGGAGCAGTCCTGAAACTTCACCGCAGGAAGTGACCTGTGTTGACGACATCCATCCCCGCTTCACCGTTGCTCTCATTTCCAGACGTAGCCGCCATCGTGCAG GGATGCGGTACAAACGCAGAGGAGTGGATACAGATGGCCATGTGGCTAACTATGTTGAGACAGAGCAGTTGATCCACGTGCACAGCCACACACTGTCCTTTGTGCAGACTCGTGGCTCTGTGCCTGTCTTCTGGAGTCAGGCAGGATACCGCtacaatccccggccacgcttGGAGAAAG aaGAGAAGGAGACCATGTCATACTTTGCTGCCCACTTCGAAGAGCAGCTTAAACTCTACAAGAAAGAG GTCATCATTAACTTAGTTGACCAAAGTGGACGAGAAAAGTTGATAGGGGATGCCTATCTAAAGCAAGTGCTTCTTTACAACAACCCAAACCTCACCTACGTGTCATTTGACTTCCATGAGCACTG GGTGGACCAAGCTGGAGTCATCTGCAAGCAAGAGGGAATCTTCCGAGTCAATTGCATGGATTGTCTGGACAGGACCAATGTAGTCCAGGCTGCTATTGCTAGGGTGGTTATGGAACAGCAG CTAAAGAAGTTGGGTGTGATGCCTCCAGAGCAGCCCCTGCCTCTCAAATGTTACAGGATCTATCAAATTATGTGGGCCAACAATGGTGACACCATCAGTAGACAGTACGCTGGCACAGCAGCACTTAAG ggAGATTTTACTAGGACAGGTGAGAGGAAACTGGCTGGTGTGATGAAGGACGGCGTGAACTCAGCCAACCGCTACTATCTGAACCGCTTCAGAGATGCTTATAGACAAGCCGTAATTG ACCTCATGATGGGTCTTCCAGTGACTGAAGACCTCTACTCGATTTTCAGTAAGGAGAAGGAGCATGAAGCGAAAGAGCAGGAAAGCCAAAGAGGAGCTCAGGAGCAAGTCAGCCTCCTATTGCAGACATATATGCAGcttctcctgcctgatgatgaGAGGTTTCATGGTGGTTGGGCTCTCATCAACTGTGACATGAG CCTTATTGATGCCACTAATAAAGATGTGGATGTGCTTCTGCTTTTGTCCGACAAAGCCTACTACATTGCTTA CTATGACGAAGAGGCGGATAAAGTCAACCAGTACCAGCGGCTCAATTTAGAGGGTTTGGAAAAGATTGAAATTG gtccaGAACCGACTCTGTTTGGCAAGCCAAAGTTCTGTTGTATGCGCCTGCATTAcagaagtgaagaaacaagtgGATACTTTCACACACTGCGAGCAGCCAGCCGAAATCCTGAGGATGACGGAAAAG ATACACTACAATGCATTGCTGAGATGCTTCGCATTACAAAACAGGCCAGGGGGCTGGACCTACTGGTGGTTGAAAAGAAGCTTGAGAG GCGTCAAAGCAGACCTCATGAAGATATAATGGGGATTCAGAACAAAACATGtgagcaggcgcagggaagttCTGGTCTGGCGCAAGGCAAAAGTTTCCTCCTCAATAAGTTCTCCTCTCTAAATCAGAAAGTAAAACAGACCAAAACGAGCGTGAACATCAGCACCTTCAAGCCCCTCGGGAAGCTGGGAAATTTCTCTAAGCCTGAAGTCAAAGTTAATTTCCTGAAGCCCACTATGCACGTTAATCTGTGGAAGTCAGACAGCAGCTTGGACACATCAGATGGCAATCCCGGCACAGGAGCCTTAAACGATATCAGTGACGTGAATTTTGATATCTCTGATGACTCCGACTGTTATAATTCTGATCCAGAGCACCCGTGCTCGGGCTCCTTTGAGAATGTGGACTATGTGCTACCCAGCTGTGGTATCGTAGCATCTAACACAATGCTGGGCAATCGCTCCCAGTCCATTAGTAGCGTGGAGCTAAATATTCCCTCTGTTATCCAGGTCAGTGGCGGTGAAGGACCGCAGGAGAGCTCTTCTCAGGTCTGTGAAGACAAGTCCCCAGGGGCCGCCTCACTGGCTGAAGAAGCCATTCTGATTGACTTCGGCACTCCCTTCGATGCCTACTGCCACCAGTTTGTCCAGGACGCACAGACCAAACCCGTCGAGGTGTTTGGAGAGCGACCGCCCGCGTCTGCCCATCCACTCAAGCCCACAGTGCCTGTGCTGAATAAAAGCCCCGCAGACCCCAAGCAGCCAAGCACAAAGCCACAGCATCAGCAAGAGGAGTCGAACCTCTCCAGGCCATCCCAGCTTGACGTTCAGACTACTACCTCCGCTTCCAACCTCAGCATCCAGAGGCCCAGCTCTGCCGTCTCAGGCGGCTCGCAGAGGAGTCTGGGCTCACAACTGGAGGGCAGCCTCGGCCCTTCGCCTGCTGACAGTAACGGCAGCCGGGTCGTGTCCCCCTTTGCCAAGATCAGGAGCTCAATGGTCCAGGTGGCCAGCCTCACCCAGGCGGGGCTCACTCAGGGCATCAACTTTGCTGTGGCGAAGGTGCACAAAAGCCCAGAGCCAGATACAGTCAATGAGGCCCAGGAGAATGAGTTGAAGGCAATGTTTACGCAGTGCCAGACCAGGATCATTCAGATCTAA
- the inpp5f gene encoding phosphatidylinositide phosphatase SAC2 isoform X2, protein MELFQAKDEYILQDGDRALWCSRKDGTVTVKPATDLLLAWNPVCLGLVEGIIGKIQLHTDLPLGLVLIRQKALVGHLPGNHKVYKIIKIAVLPLSDEEPQELELEGSVVDGEAQYFQLCKKHHFGIDKSEKLVPSPDESKFLMKTLSQIKSNVAVPIKKKVKENKEKERLERRLLDELYKIFMDSDSFYYSPTYDLTNTVQRQGDLARSSLPLWKQVDDRFFWNKHMIQDLIDLQTPEVDFWVIPIIQGFVQVEELVVNYNETSDEERSSPETSPQEVTCVDDIHPRFTVALISRRSRHRAGMRYKRRGVDTDGHVANYVETEQLIHVHSHTLSFVQTRGSVPVFWSQAGYRYNPRPRLEKEEKETMSYFAAHFEEQLKLYKKEVIINLVDQSGREKLIGDAYLKQVLLYNNPNLTYVSFDFHEHCRGMKFENVQILTDAIFDIITDMKWAWVDQAGVICKQEGIFRVNCMDCLDRTNVVQAAIARVVMEQQLKKLGVMPPEQPLPLKCYRIYQIMWANNGDTISRQYAGTAALKGDFTRTGERKLAGVMKDGVNSANRYYLNRFRDAYRQAVIDLMMGLPVTEDLYSIFSKEKEHEAKEQESQRGAQEQVSLLLQTYMQLLLPDDERFHGGWALINCDMSLIDATNKDVDVLLLLSDKAYYIAYYDEEADKVNQYQRLNLEGLEKIEIGPEPTLFGKPKFCCMRLHYRSEETSGYFHTLRAASRNPEDDGKDTLQCIAEMLRITKQARGLDLLVVEKKLERRQSRPHEDIMGIQNKTCEQAQGSSGLAQGKSFLLNKFSSLNQKVKQTKTSVNISTFKPLGKLGNFSKPEVKVNFLKPTMHVNLWKSDSSLDTSDGNPGTGALNDISDVNFDISDDSDCYNSDPEHPCSGSFENVDYVLPSCGIVASNTMLGNRSQSISSVELNIPSVIQVSGGEGPQESSSQVCEDKSPGAASLAEEAILIDFGTPFDAYCHQFVQDAQTKPVEVFGERPPASAHPLKPTVPVLNKSPADPKQPSTKPQHQQEESNLSRPSQLDVQTTTSASNLSIQRPSSAVSGGSQRSLGSQLEGSLGPSPADSNGSRVVSPFAKIRSSMVQVASLTQAGLTQGINFAVAKVHKSPEPDTVNEAQENELKAMFTQCQTRIIQI, encoded by the exons ATGGAGCTGTTCCAAGCCAAAGACGAATATATTCTTCAGGACGGGGACCGCGCTCTTTGGTGTAGCCGAAAAGACGGTACCGTGACAGTTAAACCCG caacagACCTGCTGCTTGCTTGGAACCCGGTGTGTTTGGGCCTGGTGGAAGGCATCATCGGAAAGATACAGCTTCACACGG ATCTTCCTCTTGGGCTTGTATTAATTCGCCAGAAAGCGCTTGTTGGCCATTTGCCAGGCAACCACAAAGTCTACAAGATCATCAAGATAGCTGTCCTTCCTCTGTCTGATGAAGAGCCACAGGAGCTGGAGTTGGAG GGGAGCGTCGTGGATGGTGAGGCACAATATTTTCAA CTCTGCAAAAAGCATCACTTTGGAATTGACAAATCAGAGAAACTGGTTCCGTCCCCTGATGAGTCCAAGTTCTTAATGAAAACCTTAAGCCAGATAAAATCCAATGTGGCTGTTCCCATTAAGAAAAAG GTAAAGGAAAACAAAGAGAAGGAACGTCTCGAGAGGCGGCTGCTTGATGAGCTGTACAAAATATTCATGGATTCCGACTCCTTCTACTATAGCCCCACTTATGACTTGACAAACACTGTACAGCGCCAAGGAGACTTGGCAAGGTCTAGTTTACCACTTtggaaacag gtGGATGACCGGTTCTTCTGGAACAAACACATGATTCAAGATCTTATAGACCTACAG ACCCCTGAGGTAGACTTTTGGGTGATACCAATCATCCAGGGCTTTGTCCAAGTTGAAGAACTTGTAGTGAATTACAACGAGACGTCTGATGAGGAACGGAGCAGTCCTGAAACTTCACCGCAGGAAGTGACCTGTGTTGACGACATCCATCCCCGCTTCACCGTTGCTCTCATTTCCAGACGTAGCCGCCATCGTGCAG GGATGCGGTACAAACGCAGAGGAGTGGATACAGATGGCCATGTGGCTAACTATGTTGAGACAGAGCAGTTGATCCACGTGCACAGCCACACACTGTCCTTTGTGCAGACTCGTGGCTCTGTGCCTGTCTTCTGGAGTCAGGCAGGATACCGCtacaatccccggccacgcttGGAGAAAG aaGAGAAGGAGACCATGTCATACTTTGCTGCCCACTTCGAAGAGCAGCTTAAACTCTACAAGAAAGAG GTCATCATTAACTTAGTTGACCAAAGTGGACGAGAAAAGTTGATAGGGGATGCCTATCTAAAGCAAGTGCTTCTTTACAACAACCCAAACCTCACCTACGTGTCATTTGACTTCCATGAGCACTG TCGAGGgatgaaatttgaaaatgtgcaaatactAACGGATGCCATCTTTGACATCATCACTGACATGAAATGGGCCTG GGTGGACCAAGCTGGAGTCATCTGCAAGCAAGAGGGAATCTTCCGAGTCAATTGCATGGATTGTCTGGACAGGACCAATGTAGTCCAGGCTGCTATTGCTAGGGTGGTTATGGAACAGCAG CTAAAGAAGTTGGGTGTGATGCCTCCAGAGCAGCCCCTGCCTCTCAAATGTTACAGGATCTATCAAATTATGTGGGCCAACAATGGTGACACCATCAGTAGACAGTACGCTGGCACAGCAGCACTTAAG ggAGATTTTACTAGGACAGGTGAGAGGAAACTGGCTGGTGTGATGAAGGACGGCGTGAACTCAGCCAACCGCTACTATCTGAACCGCTTCAGAGATGCTTATAGACAAGCCGTAATTG ACCTCATGATGGGTCTTCCAGTGACTGAAGACCTCTACTCGATTTTCAGTAAGGAGAAGGAGCATGAAGCGAAAGAGCAGGAAAGCCAAAGAGGAGCTCAGGAGCAAGTCAGCCTCCTATTGCAGACATATATGCAGcttctcctgcctgatgatgaGAGGTTTCATGGTGGTTGGGCTCTCATCAACTGTGACATGAG CCTTATTGATGCCACTAATAAAGATGTGGATGTGCTTCTGCTTTTGTCCGACAAAGCCTACTACATTGCTTA CTATGACGAAGAGGCGGATAAAGTCAACCAGTACCAGCGGCTCAATTTAGAGGGTTTGGAAAAGATTGAAATTG gtccaGAACCGACTCTGTTTGGCAAGCCAAAGTTCTGTTGTATGCGCCTGCATTAcagaagtgaagaaacaagtgGATACTTTCACACACTGCGAGCAGCCAGCCGAAATCCTGAGGATGACGGAAAAG ATACACTACAATGCATTGCTGAGATGCTTCGCATTACAAAACAGGCCAGGGGGCTGGACCTACTGGTGGTTGAAAAGAAGCTTGAGAG GCGTCAAAGCAGACCTCATGAAGATATAATGGGGATTCAGAACAAAACATGtgagcaggcgcagggaagttCTGGTCTGGCGCAAGGCAAAAGTTTCCTCCTCAATAAGTTCTCCTCTCTAAATCAGAAAGTAAAACAGACCAAAACGAGCGTGAACATCAGCACCTTCAAGCCCCTCGGGAAGCTGGGAAATTTCTCTAAGCCTGAAGTCAAAGTTAATTTCCTGAAGCCCACTATGCACGTTAATCTGTGGAAGTCAGACAGCAGCTTGGACACATCAGATGGCAATCCCGGCACAGGAGCCTTAAACGATATCAGTGACGTGAATTTTGATATCTCTGATGACTCCGACTGTTATAATTCTGATCCAGAGCACCCGTGCTCGGGCTCCTTTGAGAATGTGGACTATGTGCTACCCAGCTGTGGTATCGTAGCATCTAACACAATGCTGGGCAATCGCTCCCAGTCCATTAGTAGCGTGGAGCTAAATATTCCCTCTGTTATCCAGGTCAGTGGCGGTGAAGGACCGCAGGAGAGCTCTTCTCAGGTCTGTGAAGACAAGTCCCCAGGGGCCGCCTCACTGGCTGAAGAAGCCATTCTGATTGACTTCGGCACTCCCTTCGATGCCTACTGCCACCAGTTTGTCCAGGACGCACAGACCAAACCCGTCGAGGTGTTTGGAGAGCGACCGCCCGCGTCTGCCCATCCACTCAAGCCCACAGTGCCTGTGCTGAATAAAAGCCCCGCAGACCCCAAGCAGCCAAGCACAAAGCCACAGCATCAGCAAGAGGAGTCGAACCTCTCCAGGCCATCCCAGCTTGACGTTCAGACTACTACCTCCGCTTCCAACCTCAGCATCCAGAGGCCCAGCTCTGCCGTCTCAGGCGGCTCGCAGAGGAGTCTGGGCTCACAACTGGAGGGCAGCCTCGGCCCTTCGCCTGCTGACAGTAACGGCAGCCGGGTCGTGTCCCCCTTTGCCAAGATCAGGAGCTCAATGGTCCAGGTGGCCAGCCTCACCCAGGCGGGGCTCACTCAGGGCATCAACTTTGCTGTGGCGAAGGTGCACAAAAGCCCAGAGCCAGATACAGTCAATGAGGCCCAGGAGAATGAGTTGAAGGCAATGTTTACGCAGTGCCAGACCAGGATCATTCAGATCTAA